From Jiangella mangrovi:
GTGCCTCGGCCACGGACGCGATGAGCGGGCCGCCGCCGATCTCTTCGAGCTCGATCTCGCGGAACCGGGCGGCGACGGTGCCGTCGGAGCCGACCACGTGGACGGTGTCGTCGACGAGCTCGCCGACGTCGCCGTCGTCGGAGCGGATGACCTGGCGGGCGCGGGTGGTGCGCAGCGTGGAGACCAGGACCAGCGGCTCGGTGCGGGTGATGACCCGGACGAGGACGGCCAGCTCGGCGGGCGGCGTGCGCGGGCCGGGAGCCGGCCTGTCGCCGTCGGACGAGGGGACGGGCTCGGCGCCGTCGGCCGACGGGCTCGGCTCGAGCGGCAGCCGGATCTCGTCGCGGGCGTTGAGGCCGGCCGGGACCTTGAGGTGCCAGCCCTCGTCGTAGCCTCCTTGCCCGAGGTTCGCCTCTCCGCCGAGGGCACGGGTGACCCTTCGGCGCAGCGTGATGCCCTCGCGGGCGAGGCGGAGGTCGGGGGTGTCGTAGTAGGCCGACTCGAGCTCGACCACGCCGAGGTCGTCGACGGCGGAGACGCCGGCCAGCGTGGAGAGGTCGGGAATGCGGAACAGCCCGTGGACGCGGAACTTCTGCTCGACCTCACGGGCGGTGTGTGGTCGAGCCGTCTGCTCCGCACGGCTCACGTGGTGGACCTCCGGCGCTGCTTGCGTTCGATGAGGACCTGCTGCATGTCGGCGAGCGGCTCGCCGTCGGGACCGAAGTGCACGCGGTCCCAGGTGCCGTCGGGCCGCAGGTGCCAGGAGGCCGTGCCGGGATCGAAGGCGAGGTCGTACAGGCCGTCGATCTCTTGCAGGTGCTCGGGCCGGCGCAGCTTCACCAGCGCCTCGACGCGGCGGTCGAGGTTGCGGTGCATGAGGTCGCCGGAGCCGATCCAGTGTTCGACGTCGCCGCCGTTCTCGAAGGAGTAGATGCGGGAGTGCTCGAGGAAGCGGCCGAGGATGCTGCGCACCCGGATGTTCTCGGACAGCCCTTCGACGCCGGCGCGGATGCTGCAGATGCCGCGCACCCAGATGTCGACCGGCACGCCCGCCGCCGACGCCTCGTACAGGGAGTCGATGATGGCCTCGTCGACGAAGCTGTTGGCCTTGAACCGGATGCGCGCCGGGCGGCCGGCGCGGTGGTGCTCGATCTCGCGGTCGATGCGGTCGATGATGCCGGTGCGCAGCGAGTGCGGCGCCACCAGGAGCCGCTGGTAGTCGGACTCGAGCGAGTACCCGGACAGCGTGTTGAAGAGGTGGTTGAGGTCCTCGGCCACCTCGGGGTCGGCCGTCAGCAGGCCCATGTCCTCGTAGATGCGGGCCGTGCGCGGGTGGTAGTTGCCGGTGCCGATGTGGCTGTAGCGGCGGATGCCGCCGCCGGCCTCGTCGCGCACGACCAGGCAGAGCTTGCAGTGGGTCTTGAGCCCGACCAGGCCGTAGACGACGTGGACGCCGGCCTGCTCGAGCTTGCGCGCCCAGCTGATGTTGGCCTGCTCGTCGAACCGGGCCTTGATCTCGACGACGGCGAGCACCTGCTTGCCGGCCTCGGCGGCGTCGATGAGCGCGTCGACGATGGGGGAGTCGCCGCTGGTGCGGTAGAGCGTCTGCTTGATGCCCAGCACGCGCGGGTCGGCGGCGGCCTGCTCGACGAAGCGCTGCACGCTGGTCGAGAAGGAGTCGTACGGGTGGTGCACGAGCACGTCGGACTTCGAGATGGCGGCGAACATGTCGGCGGGCGACGCGGACTCGACGTCGCGCAGGTCGCGGTGGGTGGCCGGCAGGAACGGCCGGTAGCGCAGCTCGGCGCGGTCGAGGTCGGCGATGGCGGTGAGGCCGGTGAGGTCGAGCGGGCCGGGCAGCGAGAACGTCTCGCCGTCGCTGACGCCCAGCTCGCGCTGGAGCAGGTCGAGGACGTGCGGGTCGACGGTCTCTTCGACCTCGAGCCGGACCGCCGGGCCGAACCGCCGCCGCATGAGCTCGCGCTCCATGGCGGTCAGCAGGTTCTCGGCGTCGTCCTCCTCGACCTCGACGTCCTCGTTGCGGGTGACCCGGAAGGTGTGGTGCTGCAGGACGTCCATGCCGGGGAACAGCTGCGACAGGTGCGCGGCGATGACGTCCTCGAGCGGGACGAAGCGCTGGTCGGCGACCGGCAGGAAGCGGGGGAAGTTGGGCGGGACCTTGACCCGGGCGAAGTGCTCGGTGCCGTTGCGCGGGTTGCGGACCACGACGGCGAGGTTCAGCGACAGCCCGGAGATGTACGGGAACGGGTGGGCGGGGTCGACCGCCAGCGGCGTCAGCACCGGGAAGATGCGCTCGCTGAACAGCCGCCGCAGCAGGGCGTGCTCGGCGTCGTCGAGGTCGTCCCAGCGGGCGATGTCGATGCCCTCTTTGACCAGCGCCGGCAGCACGTCGCTGCGGAAGCACTTGGTCTGCCGGGCCATGAGCTCGCGGGTGCGCTCGAGGGTGCGTTCGTGCACTTCGCGCGGCATCATGCCGCTGACCGAGGGGAACGCGACGCCGGCGGCCAGGCGCCGCTTCAGCCCGGCGACGCGGATCATGTAGAACTCGTCGAGGTTGCTGGAGAAGATGGCGAGGAACCGGGCTCGCTCGAGCAGCGGGATGTCGGGGTCCTCGGCCAGTTCCAGTACCCGGGTGTTGAAGGCCAGCCACGACAACTCACGGTCGAGGTAGCGCTCTTCCGGCTTCGTCGACTCGGCCATGGCTCAATGCTGACACGGGCGAGTGAACAGTGGGTAGCTCGGGAGGGGCCTCATGATTCGAGATATGCCAGGACCGCCCGCACGCGCCGGTGACCGGCGTCGCCCTGGGCCAGCCCGAGCTTGGCGAAGATGTTGCGGATGTGCTTGCTGACGGCGGTCTCGGTGACCACCAGGCGGGCGGCGATGTCGGGGTTGGCCAGGCCCTCGGCCATGAGCGCCAGCACCTCGCGCTCGCGCGGCGTGAGCGTGCGGATGGGGTCGTCGGCGCGGCGGCGGACCATGAGCTGGGACACGACCTCGGGGTCCATGACGGTGCCGCCGCCGGCCACGCGGTGCAGCGCATCGAGGAACTCGCCGACCTTGCCGACCCGCTCCTTGAGCAGGTAGCCGACGCCGTCGGCGCCCCCGGCCAGCAGCTCGGTGGCATAGCTGTCCTCGACGTAGGCCGACAGCACGAGGACGGGGAAGCCGGGCCGCTCGCGCCGGGCGGCGGCCGCGGCGGCGATGCCCTCGTCGGTGAAGCCGGGCGGCAGCCGGACGTCGACGACGGCGGCGTCGGGCGTCTGTGCGGCCAGAGCGGCGAGGAAGTCGTCGGCGTTGTCGACGGCGGCGACCACCGCGATGCCCTCACTGGCCAGCAGTAGCGCCAGGCCCTCGCGGAGCAGGGTGTCGTCCTCGGCGATCACGACGCGCACGGGATCACCGCCCGCACGAGCGTGGGGCCGCCGGGCGGGCTGGTCACCTCGGTGCGGCCGTCGAACCCGGCCACCCGCCGGCGGATGCCGGCCAGCCCACTGCCGCCGGACTCGTCGGCGCCGCCGTGGCCGTCGTCGCGCACCTCGATCACCAGCGTCTCCTCCTCGCCCGGGGCGGCCGGGGGCCGCACCGTCGCCATGACCTCGGCATGCTCGGCGCCGCTGTGCTTGACGGTGTTGGTCAGCGCCTCGGCGACGACGAAGTAGGCGGTGGCCTCGAGCGCGGCGGGCAGCCGGCGCAGCCCGTCGGCGCGCAGCGTGCACGGTATCGCGCAGCCGGCGGCGAGCGCCGCCAGCGCGCCGTCGAGCCCGCGCTCGGAGAGGATCGGCGGGTAGATGCTGCGGACGACGTCGCGCAGCTCGCCCAGGGCGTCGGCCGCCTGGTCCTGCGCCTTGAGCAGCAGCGGCAGCGCCGAGGCGGGGTCGCGGCGCAGCGCCCGCTCGGCGATGCCGAGGTGCATGATGACGCCGACCAGCCGGTTCTGGGTGCCGTCGTGCAGGTCGCGCTCGATGCGCCGCAGCTCGGCACCGTGCGCCTCCAGCGCGGCAGCGCGGGTCGCCGTCAGCTCGGTGACCCGCTCGCTCAGCTGGGCGCCCTTGGCCGGCCGCAGCAGCCCGCGTGCCGCCCAGGCCTGCCACCGTCCCAGCAGCGGCACCAGGAGCAGCGTCAGCACGAGCCAGCCGGCGCCGATGGGCACCAGGCCCAGCGCGCCGAGCCAGGACGTCACCGCGTACGGCGCCTCGACCGGATCGTCCGCCGGCATCGCGCGCCAGTACACCAGCGCCAGGGCGGCGTTCACCGCGCTCAGCGGCAGCAGCAGCGCCCCGATGCCGACGACCAGGCCGGTGAGGCCGTGGATCAGGACCCAGCCGACGTCGCGCCGGGTGGCCGGGTCGCCGAGCAGGACCTTGGTCCGGACGGCGGGTGCGTCGGGCGAGGTGTCGTACGGCGCGGGGACCGGGCGGCAGGTGAACGCCGTGACGCGGCGGCGCTCGTCGCCGGCCCACCGGCGCACCGCCCGCACCGTCGACGGGATGGCCAGCCAGCCCACGCCGATCAGCGTGAACACGGCCACCAGCAGCACCCGGATCAGCAGGACCAGCGCGACCGCCGCGCTGACGACGCCGCGCAGCAGGAACGGCAGCGCCCGTCGCGTCGCCCTGGTCGCCGCTCGCACCCTGCCCATCACCTCAGCATGCCCGAGCGACCCCCCGCGAGTCGGTATACCCAGCACCACCATCGATCGGGGCGGCAGCCGGATCGTTCCCGCCGCGTCCGCTCCATAGCGTCGTGACCAGGCCCAACAAGGAGGAACGACGTGCACACCATGACGGCACCGGCGGTCCGGCTCGACGCCGTGACCAAGATCTACGGGAGCGGCGACCACCGGGTGACGGCGCTGCGCGAGGTCGGCGCGGACCTCGCCACCGGCACCTTCACCGCGATCATGGGCCCGTCCGGGTCCGGCAAGAGCACCTTCCTGCAGTGCGCCGCCGGGCTGGACCGGCCGACGTCGGGCTCGGTCCGGCTGGGCGACACCGAACTGTCCGAGCTGTCGGACAACGAGCTGACCGTGGTCCGCCGCGACCGCATCGGCTTCGTCTTCCAGACCTACAACCTGCTGTCCTCGCTGAGCGTCGAGGACAACGTGTCGCTGCCACTGCGGCTGGCAGGCCGCACGATCGACCCCGCCTGGATCGCCCAGGTGGCCGGGTCGGTCGGACTGGCCGAGCACCTGCAGCGGCGTCCGGCCCAGCTCTCCGGCGGCCAGCAGCAGCGGGTGGCCATCGCCCGCGCGCTGGTCACCCGGCCCGACGCGGTGTTCGCCGACGAGCCCACCGGCGCGCTCGACACCCGCACCGGCCGGCAGGTGCTCGAGCTGCTGCGCCGCGTCGTCGACGAGAGCGGCCAGACGGTGATCATGGTGACGCACGACCCGGTCGCGGCGTCCTTCGCCGACCGCGTGCTGTTCCTCGCCGACGGCCGGATCACCGGAGTCGTGGACGCGCCGACGGCCGAGCTGGTCGCCGAGCGCATGACGAAGCTCGGGGCGTGGTGATCATGCGTGACATCGCCCGCAAGACCATCAAGGGCCGCAAGGCCGGGTTCGTCGGTGCGTTCCTCGCCGTCCTGCTGGCCTCGACGCTGGTGACGGCGCTGGGGGTGCTGGTGGAGTCCGGCGTGCGGGGCGGGCTGCCGCCCCAGCGCTACGCCGGCGCCGACGTCGTGGTGGGCGGCGTGCAGGCGCTGCCGGTCGTCGAGGACACC
This genomic window contains:
- a CDS encoding RNA degradosome polyphosphate kinase, with amino-acid sequence MAESTKPEERYLDRELSWLAFNTRVLELAEDPDIPLLERARFLAIFSSNLDEFYMIRVAGLKRRLAAGVAFPSVSGMMPREVHERTLERTRELMARQTKCFRSDVLPALVKEGIDIARWDDLDDAEHALLRRLFSERIFPVLTPLAVDPAHPFPYISGLSLNLAVVVRNPRNGTEHFARVKVPPNFPRFLPVADQRFVPLEDVIAAHLSQLFPGMDVLQHHTFRVTRNEDVEVEEDDAENLLTAMERELMRRRFGPAVRLEVEETVDPHVLDLLQRELGVSDGETFSLPGPLDLTGLTAIADLDRAELRYRPFLPATHRDLRDVESASPADMFAAISKSDVLVHHPYDSFSTSVQRFVEQAAADPRVLGIKQTLYRTSGDSPIVDALIDAAEAGKQVLAVVEIKARFDEQANISWARKLEQAGVHVVYGLVGLKTHCKLCLVVRDEAGGGIRRYSHIGTGNYHPRTARIYEDMGLLTADPEVAEDLNHLFNTLSGYSLESDYQRLLVAPHSLRTGIIDRIDREIEHHRAGRPARIRFKANSFVDEAIIDSLYEASAAGVPVDIWVRGICSIRAGVEGLSENIRVRSILGRFLEHSRIYSFENGGDVEHWIGSGDLMHRNLDRRVEALVKLRRPEHLQEIDGLYDLAFDPGTASWHLRPDGTWDRVHFGPDGEPLADMQQVLIERKQRRRSTT
- a CDS encoding response regulator; translated protein: MRVVIAEDDTLLREGLALLLASEGIAVVAAVDNADDFLAALAAQTPDAAVVDVRLPPGFTDEGIAAAAAARRERPGFPVLVLSAYVEDSYATELLAGGADGVGYLLKERVGKVGEFLDALHRVAGGGTVMDPEVVSQLMVRRRADDPIRTLTPREREVLALMAEGLANPDIAARLVVTETAVSKHIRNIFAKLGLAQGDAGHRRVRAVLAYLES
- a CDS encoding sensor histidine kinase; amino-acid sequence: MGRVRAATRATRRALPFLLRGVVSAAVALVLLIRVLLVAVFTLIGVGWLAIPSTVRAVRRWAGDERRRVTAFTCRPVPAPYDTSPDAPAVRTKVLLGDPATRRDVGWVLIHGLTGLVVGIGALLLPLSAVNAALALVYWRAMPADDPVEAPYAVTSWLGALGLVPIGAGWLVLTLLLVPLLGRWQAWAARGLLRPAKGAQLSERVTELTATRAAALEAHGAELRRIERDLHDGTQNRLVGVIMHLGIAERALRRDPASALPLLLKAQDQAADALGELRDVVRSIYPPILSERGLDGALAALAAGCAIPCTLRADGLRRLPAALEATAYFVVAEALTNTVKHSGAEHAEVMATVRPPAAPGEEETLVIEVRDDGHGGADESGGSGLAGIRRRVAGFDGRTEVTSPPGGPTLVRAVIPCAS
- a CDS encoding ABC transporter ATP-binding protein, with product MHTMTAPAVRLDAVTKIYGSGDHRVTALREVGADLATGTFTAIMGPSGSGKSTFLQCAAGLDRPTSGSVRLGDTELSELSDNELTVVRRDRIGFVFQTYNLLSSLSVEDNVSLPLRLAGRTIDPAWIAQVAGSVGLAEHLQRRPAQLSGGQQQRVAIARALVTRPDAVFADEPTGALDTRTGRQVLELLRRVVDESGQTVIMVTHDPVAASFADRVLFLADGRITGVVDAPTAELVAERMTKLGAW